From the Streptococcus sanguinis genome, the window TGAAAGGTCAGACCAAGATTGGGGCAGAGACAATCCTGACCAATGGTACTTATATTGTGGACTCTGTCATTGGAGAACGGACTGTCATTACCAACTCCATGATTGAAGAGTCTAGTGTAGCAGATGGAGTGACGGTCGGGCCTTACGCTCACATTCGTCCAGGTTCTAGTCTGGCTAAGGATGTCCATGTCGGCAACTTTGTTGAAGTTAAAGGATCGTCAATTGGAGAAAACACCAAGGCTGGTCATTTGACCTACATTGGAAACTCTGAAGTTGGTGCTAATGTCAACTTTGGTGCAGGTACGATTACGGTCAATTATGATGGTCAGAAGAAGTACAAGACTATCATTGGCGACAATGTCTTTGTTGGTTCCAACTCGACCATTATTGCCCCAGTTGAGCTGGGTGACAACTCGCTGATCGGTGCGGGTTCTACCATTACTAAGGATGTACCAGCAGATGCCATTGCTCTGGGACGTGGCCGTCAGATTAACAAGGAAGATTATGCTAAGCGTCTTCCTCATCACCCTCAAAATAAGTAGGTTCAGTCATGGAATTTGAAGAAAAAACTGTCCAACGGACGGAAATTTATCAGGGGCCGATTTTTAAAGTGGTTCAGGACCAGGTAGAGCTGCCAGAAGGCAAAGGTCAAGCCCAACGGGATTTGATTTTTCATAATGGCGCGGTGGCTGTGATTGCTATCACTCCGGAAAATAAGATGATTTTAGTCAAGCAGTACCGCAAGGCAATTGAAGCGACTTCTTACGAGATTCCAGCTGGTAAGCTTGAGGTAGGAGAGAATGCAGATCCCCAAGCGGCTGCCCTCCGAGAATTAGAAGAAGAGACCGGCTACACTGGACAGCTGGAGTTGGTCTATGATTTCTACTCTGCCATCGGTTTTTGCAATGAAAAAATCAAGCTCTACAGCGCCAGCCATTTAACAAAGGTCGAAAACCCTCGTCCCCAAGACGAGGATGAAACATTGGAACTTTTTGAAGTCAGTCTGGAGGAGGCACATCAGTTGCTGCAAAACGGTGACATCTGCGATGCCAAGACCATCATGGCACTTCAGTACTGGGAACAAAAAAATCTGAATAAATAGGAACGTAGATCAATGGGAAAAGCTTTATTAACAGATGAAATCATTGAGCGGGCTAACCGCGGTGAGGATATTTCGGGGCCGCCTCTCATGGATGATGAAGAAACTAAGATTCTTTCAACTGGCAGAAGCTCCTTTAACTCGCAGCAGTCTAGCCGACAGGATACTCAGTTTGGCTATCAAAGCCCTCAAAACCGCTTTGGTTATGAAGAAGCTCGGTCTCAGCAGAATCAGAGTCGTTTTGGCTATCAGACAGCTCAAAACCAAGAGGAGTTTACAGATGAGACTCTGCACATTGAGGTAGATCCGACCGTGACTAAGAGCCGTCGGATTGAAAACCAGAAGCGGAGCCTCTTTCAAGCCAAACTCAATAAGATTCTCCTTTGGGTAGTTATCCTGCTGATTGGTTTGATTGCTGCTATTATTTGGTGGCCTTAAAAACCTGCTCTATTGCACTTAAAAGGAAGCCTAGTCTGTCTAAGCTTCTTTTTCATCAGATGATTTGAGGTATTATATGAAAATTGGAATTATCGCTGCCATGCCCGAAGAGTTGAAGATACTGCTGGAGCATTTAGAAAACCCGCAGAAGCACCTACGTTTGGGCCATGTCTATCATACGGGCTCCATCGGCTACCATGAAGTGGTGTTGGTCGAAAGCGGGATTGGCAAGGTTATGTCCGCTATGAGTGTGGCTGTTCTGGTCAATGATTTCAAGGTTACAGCTGTGATTAATACAGGCTCAGCTGGAGCAGTGGCAGAAGGTTTGGCTATCGGCGATGTGGTGGTCGCAGATCGTCTGGTCTACCATGATGTGGATGTGACGGCCTTTGGCTATGACTACGGTCAGATGGCACGACAGCCACTCTATTTTGAAGCGAGTCGCTATCTGGTTGCTGAAATGAAGAAAATTTTAGACAAGACTCATCAGAAGGCTAGAGTAGGTTTGATTGCGACAGGTGACAGCTTTGTTGCTGGTCAAGACAAGATTGACCGTATCAAGGAGCATTTCCCAGATGTCTTGGCTGTTGAGATGGAAGGGGCAGCTATTGCTCAAGCCACATATTCGATTGGCCTGCCTTTTATGGTTATTCGGGCAATGAGCGACACAGCTAGTCATGATGCCAATGTCACTTTTGATGAATTTATTCTTGAAGCTGGTAAACGTTCGGCAGAAACCCTGATTCAATTTCTGAAAGAGTTGGTTTAAAGGGGAGGATAATATGTACAAAGAGTCTTATTTTGATGGTGGTCTCTTTTCTTACATCGGTCATGTGATTTTAGCTACCTTGATTACAGTATTTACACTGGGGATTTGTGCACCTTGGGGCATGTGCATTCTATATAATTGGAAGATAAAACATACAGTTATTGACGGGCACCGCCTTTACTTTGACGGTACCGCTATGCAGCTTTTTGGGAATTGGATCAAGTGGTGGCTTCTGACCATTGTTACCTTTGGTATTTATGGCTTTTGGCTGAAAATCAAACTGACCCAGTGGATTACCAAGCATACGCATCATGTGAATTGAAAACAAGCAAGCGAGACTTAAGTGGCTCGCTTTTCCTTTTCTTCTGTCTTGCCAAAAAATCCCTTTTGATGGTATAATCAAGGAACTGCAATCAATGATAGAGGAGAAAAAATGAGTATCTTAGAAGTAAAAAATCTCAGCCACGGTTTCGGAGACCGGGCTATTTTTGAGGATGTATCTTTCCGCCTGCTTAAGGGTGAGCATATCGGCTTGGTCGGTGCCAATGGTGAGGGAAAGTCAACCTTTATGAGCATTGTGACGGGTAAAATGCTGCCAGACGAAGGTAAGGTCGAGTGGTCCAAATATGTGACGGCTGGCTATCTGGATCAGCATGCTGTTTTGGAGCAAGGCCAGTCTGTCCGCGATGTTTTGCGCACGGCCTTTGACGAGCTTTTCAAGACAGAGGCTCGTATCAATGAAATCTATATGAGCATGGCTGAGGAAGGGGCCGATGTTGATGCCCTGATGGAAGAAGTGGGCGAACTGCAGGACCGCTTGGAGAGCCGAGATTTCTATACCCTAGATGCTAAGATTGACGAGGTTGCACGGGCTCTGGGCGTCATGGACTACGGTATGGAGAGCGATGTGACGGAGCTATCTGGTGGGCAACGGACCAAGGTTCTCTTGGCTAAGTTGCTTCTGGAAAAACCGGATATCTTGCTCTTGGACGAGCCAACCAACTATCTAGATGCTGAGCACATTGACTGGCTCAAGCGCTACCTACAGAACTATGAAAATGCCTTTGTTCTGATCTCGCATGATATTCCTTTCCTGAATGACGTCATCAATATCGTCTACCATGTAGAAAATCAGCACTTGACCCGATATTCTGGGGATTATTATCAATTCTTAGAAGTCTATGAGATGAAAAAATCTCAGCTGGAAGCAGCCTATGAACGCCAGCAGAAAGAAATTGCTGACCTCAAGGATTTTGTAGCTCGCAACAAAGCCCGCGTGGCGACCCGTAATATGGCTATGTCCCGCCAGAAAAAGCTGGATAAGATGGATATTATTGAGCTGCAGAGTGAGAAGCCTAAGCCTTCCTTTGATTTCAAGCCTGCCCGCACACCTGGCCGCTTTATCTTCCAAGCCAAGGATTTGCAGATTGGTTACGACCGACCGCTGACCCAGCCCCTTAACCTGACCTTTGAGCGCAATCAGAAGGTAGCAATCATCGGAGCGAATGGGATTGGAAAAACAACCCTGCTCAAGAGTTTGTTGGGGATTATCCCGCCTATTTCAGGTCAGGTCGAGCGTGGGGACTATCTGGAGCTGGGTTATTTCGAGCAGGAAGTCGAAGGTGGCAATCGTCAGACACCGCTGGAAGCAGTCTGGAACGCCTTTCCGGCACTTAATCAGGCAGAAGTCCGAGCGGCTCTAGCTAGATGTGGCTTGACTTCTAAGCACATCGAGAGCCAGATTCAGGTTCTTTCAGGTGGGGAGCAAGCTAAGGTCCGCCTTTGCCTCCTCATGAATCGAGAAAATAATGTTCTGGTGCTGGACGAGCCGACCAATCACCTGGATGTCGATGCCAAGGAAGAGCTCAAACGAGCTCTGAAAGAATACAAGGGCAGCATCCTCATGGTCTGTCACGAGCCTGATTTCTATGAAGGCTGGATGGACCAGATCTGGGATTTTAACCAGTTGACTTAAGAGCATTGATTTTAATCAAATTGAAAGTTGACAATCAAGAGAAATTTCAAGTCTAAAAGGTGCTCAATTTTATTTAGACACCTTGACAAATATGTAAAGAACTGCTAGTATATCCATAAGCAGTTCTTTTTTGAAGACTAAATGGAAATTATTATGAAATACCTTATGAAAAAATATGTTAAGTCATTTCTTTTTGGGTTGACTTTTATTTTTGTGCTCTTTTCTTCAGCAGTCTATGCTGTTACGGAGCTTACTGAAAGCACGAATCTATCAACGCTTGATATTTATCAGTTTACCTTGACTCAGGATAATATGGAGGTCCTAAGTCAAGGCGCCTCGGTCGAAAGGGATTTTATCCCAGCTAATGGAAATTGGAAAGAAAGTACGATCTTCTCGCTAAGAGTAGATAAAAACCAAACTCAGCAAACCTTTAATAGCCCCATTCAATTGCGGTTTAATAATGCAGGTATAGTTAATGGCAAGGTTGTTGATGTTTATGTGACCTTCCACAGCATAGAGACTCATCTAGTTCAGAGAAATGCAGATTATCAGGATCCAAATAAGACGCTTGTCCCCTTTCTTACAGTGGATGAAAACTGGGGAAGCAAATCCATCCAGATCATGGACTTTATTTGGGCACCACATCCAACTCTGACTCATGATATGTATGGAAGCTTTGCTCTGGATACGGATGTCACTGCAGAATTGAGATACCAGGACGGAACGCCAACAGATTTAAAAATGGTCATGTTGCCGTCTGATATTGATGTAGTCTACAATGCACTCGGTCGA encodes:
- a CDS encoding NUDIX hydrolase produces the protein MEFEEKTVQRTEIYQGPIFKVVQDQVELPEGKGQAQRDLIFHNGAVAVIAITPENKMILVKQYRKAIEATSYEIPAGKLEVGENADPQAAALRELEEETGYTGQLELVYDFYSAIGFCNEKIKLYSASHLTKVENPRPQDEDETLELFEVSLEEAHQLLQNGDICDAKTIMALQYWEQKNLNK
- the macP gene encoding cell wall synthase accessory phosphoprotein MacP, whose amino-acid sequence is MGKALLTDEIIERANRGEDISGPPLMDDEETKILSTGRSSFNSQQSSRQDTQFGYQSPQNRFGYEEARSQQNQSRFGYQTAQNQEEFTDETLHIEVDPTVTKSRRIENQKRSLFQAKLNKILLWVVILLIGLIAAIIWWP
- a CDS encoding 5'-methylthioadenosine/adenosylhomocysteine nucleosidase, producing MKIGIIAAMPEELKILLEHLENPQKHLRLGHVYHTGSIGYHEVVLVESGIGKVMSAMSVAVLVNDFKVTAVINTGSAGAVAEGLAIGDVVVADRLVYHDVDVTAFGYDYGQMARQPLYFEASRYLVAEMKKILDKTHQKARVGLIATGDSFVAGQDKIDRIKEHFPDVLAVEMEGAAIAQATYSIGLPFMVIRAMSDTASHDANVTFDEFILEAGKRSAETLIQFLKELV
- a CDS encoding DUF898 family protein — translated: MYKESYFDGGLFSYIGHVILATLITVFTLGICAPWGMCILYNWKIKHTVIDGHRLYFDGTAMQLFGNWIKWWLLTIVTFGIYGFWLKIKLTQWITKHTHHVN
- a CDS encoding ABC-F family ATP-binding cassette domain-containing protein; this translates as MSILEVKNLSHGFGDRAIFEDVSFRLLKGEHIGLVGANGEGKSTFMSIVTGKMLPDEGKVEWSKYVTAGYLDQHAVLEQGQSVRDVLRTAFDELFKTEARINEIYMSMAEEGADVDALMEEVGELQDRLESRDFYTLDAKIDEVARALGVMDYGMESDVTELSGGQRTKVLLAKLLLEKPDILLLDEPTNYLDAEHIDWLKRYLQNYENAFVLISHDIPFLNDVINIVYHVENQHLTRYSGDYYQFLEVYEMKKSQLEAAYERQQKEIADLKDFVARNKARVATRNMAMSRQKKLDKMDIIELQSEKPKPSFDFKPARTPGRFIFQAKDLQIGYDRPLTQPLNLTFERNQKVAIIGANGIGKTTLLKSLLGIIPPISGQVERGDYLELGYFEQEVEGGNRQTPLEAVWNAFPALNQAEVRAALARCGLTSKHIESQIQVLSGGEQAKVRLCLLMNRENNVLVLDEPTNHLDVDAKEELKRALKEYKGSILMVCHEPDFYEGWMDQIWDFNQLT